One window of Phycisphaeraceae bacterium genomic DNA carries:
- a CDS encoding VWA domain-containing protein: MTFLSWPFAAAVAAIAIPALVILYLLKLRRRDLEISTTLLWKKAVQDLQANAPLQKLRRNIMLFLQLLVLGALLFALAEPVMKSGTFKGQRHVILLDRSASMATLDASPGSSTSAPRLEQAKKESLALVDSLREPGLFAKATNATGDEAMIITFDNAADVRQSFTSDKQKLRAAIEGIRQSDAPTSVAEAMRLAKAHAPKRIHVDTDGSTQVIEGLSGGPQIAIHLFSDGRIPDADQAKPSADDSFEFHSIGSAKSGNLGIVSVRAQRAYDNPKQLNVFVGMQNSDPAERHCDVELTIEGAVAAIKSVTLPGATQPNSANATAAPAPGNPPSPSTSDAASPAEPRAEPPLNPGVGGVVFSVEREDALLAEVRLRPPTGSSLDLDPFPTDDRVYVEAPPAKRLRVGIVTPGSLFLSSALAGLPLAELRTITPAEYKKMADKGESPPVDVLILDGVLPPLSNMSNAAGLPPGRFLILGSVPAATGVKEGPPSPITDKGKAGNATIVDWQRTHPALRNVTLDSVFIAESRDVEVRPGSTAVTIARTERGPAMIELSSGPTRAIIVPFDIGASSWPLDVSFVVFLASALDYLGGDAIAGASDSTQIGATVSERLPAGASDIRLLPPPGVEDLSESALTPLPDGTVVFGPVRRAGVYRLTWKGAAAPGDLVENGRTIRRIPANLLDPQESVVAATGSVELASRIVRSNDGTFKGDQRLWPYLVLVCAGLLMLEWFIYNRKVHI, translated from the coding sequence ATGACGTTCCTCTCCTGGCCATTTGCCGCGGCAGTCGCAGCAATCGCCATCCCGGCGCTGGTGATCCTGTATCTGCTGAAACTTCGCCGGCGCGACCTCGAGATTTCGACAACGCTGCTCTGGAAAAAAGCGGTCCAGGATCTCCAGGCGAACGCACCGCTGCAGAAGCTCCGCCGCAACATCATGCTCTTCCTGCAGTTGCTCGTGCTCGGCGCGCTCCTCTTCGCGCTCGCCGAGCCGGTGATGAAGAGCGGCACGTTCAAGGGTCAGCGTCACGTGATCCTGCTCGATCGTTCCGCGAGCATGGCGACGCTCGACGCTTCGCCCGGTTCGTCGACCTCGGCGCCCCGGCTCGAACAAGCGAAAAAGGAATCGCTCGCGCTCGTCGATTCGCTCCGCGAGCCCGGCCTGTTCGCGAAAGCGACGAACGCGACCGGCGACGAGGCGATGATCATCACGTTCGACAACGCGGCGGACGTGCGCCAGAGTTTCACCAGCGACAAGCAGAAGCTCCGTGCCGCGATCGAGGGAATCAGACAGTCGGACGCGCCGACCAGCGTCGCCGAAGCCATGCGCCTCGCCAAGGCGCACGCGCCCAAGCGCATCCACGTCGACACCGACGGCAGCACGCAGGTGATCGAAGGGCTTTCGGGCGGCCCGCAAATCGCGATCCATCTCTTCAGCGATGGTCGTATTCCCGACGCCGATCAGGCCAAGCCCTCGGCCGACGATTCGTTCGAGTTCCACAGTATCGGTTCGGCGAAATCCGGAAATCTCGGGATCGTCAGCGTCCGCGCGCAGCGTGCCTACGACAACCCGAAGCAACTCAATGTCTTTGTCGGGATGCAGAATTCCGATCCGGCCGAGCGCCACTGCGATGTCGAGTTGACGATCGAGGGTGCGGTTGCGGCAATCAAGTCCGTCACGCTTCCGGGCGCAACACAGCCTAACTCCGCGAACGCGACCGCAGCCCCGGCACCCGGAAACCCACCATCCCCCTCGACTTCAGATGCCGCATCGCCCGCAGAGCCGCGCGCCGAACCACCTCTGAACCCCGGCGTCGGTGGTGTCGTATTTTCGGTAGAACGCGAGGATGCGCTGCTCGCTGAAGTCCGGCTGCGCCCGCCGACAGGGTCGAGCCTCGATCTCGATCCATTCCCGACCGATGATCGCGTCTACGTCGAAGCGCCTCCGGCGAAGCGGCTGCGCGTCGGGATCGTCACGCCCGGCAGTCTGTTTCTTTCGTCCGCGCTCGCGGGGCTACCGCTGGCGGAACTTCGGACAATCACGCCCGCCGAATACAAGAAGATGGCGGACAAGGGAGAGTCGCCTCCGGTCGATGTGCTGATTCTCGACGGCGTCTTGCCGCCGCTATCCAACATGTCGAATGCGGCGGGCCTGCCTCCGGGTCGGTTTCTCATTCTCGGAAGTGTTCCCGCGGCAACAGGTGTAAAGGAGGGCCCGCCTTCACCGATCACCGACAAGGGCAAGGCCGGCAACGCGACCATCGTCGATTGGCAGCGCACGCACCCGGCGCTCCGAAATGTCACGCTCGATTCTGTCTTCATCGCCGAATCGCGGGATGTCGAAGTCCGGCCCGGCTCGACTGCCGTCACGATCGCCCGCACAGAACGCGGACCGGCGATGATCGAGCTCTCGAGCGGACCCACCCGTGCGATCATCGTCCCGTTCGATATCGGGGCCTCATCCTGGCCGCTCGATGTCAGTTTCGTCGTGTTCCTCGCATCCGCCCTCGACTATTTGGGCGGCGATGCAATCGCCGGAGCCAGCGATTCCACGCAAATAGGCGCGACTGTTTCCGAAAGACTTCCCGCAGGCGCTTCCGACATCCGCCTGCTCCCGCCCCCGGGCGTGGAGGATCTGTCGGAATCAGCGCTGACACCGCTTCCCGACGGCACCGTGGTCTTCGGGCCGGTCCGGCGCGCCGGTGTGTATCGCCTGACCTGGAAAGGAGCCGCGGCACCCGGAGACCTGGTCGAAAACGGGCGCACCATCCGACGCATCCCTGCCAATCTGCTTGACCCTCAGGAATCTGTGGTCGCCGCCACCGGCTCGGTCGAACTCGCAAGCCGAATCGTGCGATCGAACGATGGAACGTTCAAAGGTGATCAGCGTCTGTGGCCTTACTTGGTTCTCGTGTGCGCCGGACTTTTGATGCTCGAGTGGTTCATCTACAACCGCAAAGTTCACATCTGA
- a CDS encoding ABC transporter permease subunit: MNANPIKLLSRGLFGPVCDREIRVVSRRSSSYWVRALYVLGLAGISSLVYFAITVDIRFAGSGKASALQQLQMFAPTLGAFFAWFQFVIMCFVASTLTAGAICDERRKGSLSSLLATPLTPAQIVLGKFAGALVQIVILIAAGVPLLLAIRLFGGISPSFIVSSTCITVTTAMLHASISLAASARVRSSTMAASSGLATSVFWCFAPMILTLVLAIGSNGPRTMKLLPFSPYFSLGLETTSSLGAVNTPVFSANGWWWSVAYNGAGCALFLAIATWRFRKITLGGDVALPPKSKKKRAAALLPDGDKGASSRARDLSVWDDAMAWRELRQRVFIRPWHPWVAGIAAVALLAFAYWESGIQTIEIFFFASAVLLVVFYFQSALIASNSIAGERESRSLEVLLTTPLSARSIVRAKWIGALRRASPVFVFYLGITLVFAVLPGTFSFVVLVHLLLIAIPPVMFLIATGVWFSVVARRSPVAATLNLGLGVAIWIVFPAVFMACVAIASQIGHFPPPDEVFGIVAVWNPAPMVITAIQGADVSEASGFRWSPYRTFFDFNLWTFTLSSIAFCATYFVLTWVALRGAARSLAKRANRVR; the protein is encoded by the coding sequence GTGAACGCGAATCCCATCAAACTCCTCTCCCGCGGGCTCTTCGGCCCCGTTTGCGATCGCGAGATCCGCGTCGTCTCCCGGCGCTCGTCTTCGTACTGGGTTCGCGCCCTCTATGTGCTCGGGCTGGCGGGCATTTCAAGCCTTGTCTATTTCGCGATCACCGTCGATATCCGATTCGCCGGCAGCGGAAAGGCGTCGGCGCTCCAGCAGCTCCAGATGTTTGCGCCGACGCTCGGAGCGTTCTTTGCCTGGTTCCAGTTCGTGATCATGTGCTTTGTCGCTTCGACGCTCACCGCCGGCGCCATCTGCGACGAGCGACGCAAGGGCTCGCTCTCATCGCTTCTGGCGACCCCGCTCACACCGGCGCAGATCGTTCTGGGAAAATTCGCCGGCGCGCTGGTTCAGATCGTCATCCTGATCGCGGCGGGAGTTCCTCTGCTTCTCGCGATCCGCCTGTTTGGCGGAATCTCTCCGTCATTCATCGTCTCTTCGACTTGCATCACGGTCACCACCGCGATGCTTCACGCGAGCATTTCGCTCGCCGCATCGGCTCGCGTGCGCTCGTCCACGATGGCCGCGAGCTCGGGGCTTGCGACAAGCGTGTTCTGGTGCTTTGCGCCGATGATCCTGACGCTCGTGCTGGCCATCGGATCCAACGGCCCGCGAACGATGAAGCTGCTCCCGTTCAGCCCGTATTTCAGCCTCGGACTCGAGACGACGAGCTCGCTCGGCGCGGTGAACACGCCGGTGTTCAGCGCCAACGGTTGGTGGTGGTCCGTCGCGTACAACGGCGCCGGCTGCGCCCTCTTCCTCGCGATCGCGACGTGGCGATTCCGAAAGATCACCCTCGGGGGCGACGTCGCCCTTCCACCCAAGTCGAAGAAGAAGCGCGCCGCCGCGCTTCTTCCCGATGGCGACAAGGGCGCCTCGTCTCGTGCTCGCGACCTATCGGTCTGGGACGACGCCATGGCATGGAGAGAACTGCGCCAGCGCGTTTTCATCCGTCCGTGGCATCCGTGGGTGGCGGGGATCGCCGCCGTCGCCCTTCTCGCGTTCGCGTACTGGGAATCCGGAATCCAGACGATCGAGATTTTCTTCTTTGCCTCCGCGGTCTTGTTGGTGGTGTTCTATTTCCAATCCGCTCTGATCGCATCGAATTCCATCGCCGGCGAGCGTGAGTCGCGATCGCTCGAGGTGCTGCTCACAACGCCGCTTTCTGCTCGATCGATCGTTCGCGCGAAGTGGATCGGCGCCCTGCGCCGCGCTTCCCCCGTTTTCGTTTTTTATCTCGGGATCACGCTTGTTTTCGCCGTGCTGCCGGGCACGTTTTCGTTTGTCGTGCTCGTGCACCTGCTCCTGATCGCCATCCCACCGGTCATGTTTCTCATCGCCACCGGGGTTTGGTTCAGCGTCGTTGCGCGGCGGAGCCCCGTCGCTGCGACCCTGAACCTCGGTCTTGGCGTGGCGATCTGGATCGTCTTTCCCGCGGTGTTTATGGCATGCGTTGCGATCGCATCGCAGATCGGCCACTTCCCGCCGCCCGACGAGGTATTCGGGATTGTCGCCGTCTGGAACCCAGCCCCGATGGTTATCACGGCGATCCAGGGAGCCGATGTGAGCGAAGCATCCGGATTTCGATGGAGCCCGTATCGCACGTTCTTTGATTTCAACCTTTGGACCTTTACGCTCAGCTCAATCGCCTTTTGTGCCACCTACTTCGTGCTCACGTGGGTGGCGCTGCGCGGAGCCGCCCGTTCACTCGCAAAGCGTGCCAATCGCGTTCGGTAG
- a CDS encoding ABC transporter ATP-binding protein translates to MISTKNLTRRFGSLVALDNLTLEIGPGEIFGFIGPNGAGKSTTMKILACLLKQDSGEAIVCGKNTRTDSDAIRRLVGYMPDFLGVYDDLTADEYLQFFAAAFTVPRSRRRAVIDQVLELTDLTDKKHAMVDSLSRGMQQRLGVARVLIHEPQVLLLDEPASGLDPRARIEMRSLLIELRKMGKCLMVSSHILSELAEMCTSIGIVERGSLLFAGSIDDAFRKVRSAALDADGPSIGAARERIVVVLHPASAAIDSIAAALRRDSRVESVAIESPTSLNIDLRLSEREGHAFAADLLIASGARIHSLAPAEINLEDAFLKLTTGALQ, encoded by the coding sequence ATGATTTCGACGAAGAACCTGACCAGGCGATTCGGCTCGCTCGTCGCCCTCGACAATCTCACGCTTGAGATCGGGCCGGGAGAAATCTTCGGCTTCATCGGGCCCAACGGCGCGGGCAAGTCCACAACGATGAAGATCCTCGCCTGCTTGCTCAAGCAGGATTCCGGCGAGGCCATTGTCTGCGGCAAGAACACGCGCACTGATTCCGACGCCATCCGCAGGCTCGTCGGCTACATGCCCGATTTTCTCGGCGTCTACGACGACCTGACCGCCGATGAGTATCTTCAATTCTTTGCCGCGGCGTTCACCGTGCCCCGCTCCCGCCGGCGCGCCGTCATCGATCAGGTGCTCGAACTGACCGACCTGACCGACAAAAAGCACGCGATGGTCGATTCGCTTTCCCGCGGCATGCAGCAGCGCCTCGGCGTCGCGCGCGTGCTCATTCACGAACCTCAGGTTCTGCTGCTCGACGAGCCGGCGAGCGGGCTCGACCCTCGCGCCCGCATCGAGATGAGATCCCTCCTCATCGAGCTGCGGAAAATGGGAAAGTGCCTCATGGTCAGCTCGCACATTCTCAGCGAACTCGCCGAGATGTGCACCTCGATCGGCATCGTCGAACGCGGCTCGCTGCTCTTCGCCGGGTCGATCGACGACGCGTTCAGAAAAGTCCGGTCCGCGGCACTCGACGCCGACGGCCCTTCCATCGGCGCGGCGCGCGAACGGATCGTCGTTGTGCTCCACCCCGCGTCCGCCGCCATCGATTCGATCGCGGCTGCGCTGCGCCGTGACTCCCGAGTCGAATCGGTCGCAATCGAGTCTCCGACATCACTCAACATCGATCTTCGCCTCTCCGAACGCGAGGGCCACGCGTTCGCGGCCGACTTGCTGATCGCGAGCGGCGCCCGCATCCACAGCCTGGCTCCGGCGGAAATCAATCTCGAGGACGCGTTCCTGAAGCTCACAACCGGCGCGCTCCAATAA